One part of the Thermococcus radiotolerans genome encodes these proteins:
- a CDS encoding 1,4-alpha-glucan branching protein, with the protein MKGYFTFVLHTHLPYVRKHGKWPFGEEWLYEAMSETYLPLLMEFERLRSSGVRFQLVINITPVLAEQLADDYIKAEFERYLTRKIETTEEDLKSGKYDERAVRASLNHFRKVYDYWRAINGDIVGKFREFQDAGYIEVIASAATHGYLPLLGRDEAIRAQLANGIATYEKHFGRRPRGIWLPECAYRPAGEWELPDGRKVERQGIEKFLEEFGIEYFFVESNLIDEGPVTKGYGEIPLYKGEKSTLRPYWIKGSRVAVFARNRETGHQVWSAHYGYPGDFWYREFHRKAEKSGGQYWRVTGKNVDLGEKEFYDPEKAMERVEEHARHFVSLAERLLGEFEERFGEKGIIVSPYDTELFGHWWFEGVKWLGRVLELMAERGIVTTMLSSYLEGYTGERYEIELPEGSWGANADHSTWWNEETEWTWGHVYRAEERMVALASAYYGRDRTADRILEQLARELLILEASDWQFLITTGQARDYGKRRILVHSRDFHRLANELVRYIKTGDFDVKLLEELEERDNAFRPVIVGSYVSESPPDVQEYVEPSEVPPERGEGPVERPREELPERAYATEVVKEIAVKSPRKVKRPSPEESRKPRTWKKGKPGRVESDLLRIKGIGPKTLAKLQRAGVHSIEDLKMVDIDELARKTRISPKRLRKFLAQVS; encoded by the coding sequence ATGAAAGGCTACTTCACGTTCGTCCTCCACACCCATCTCCCCTACGTCCGGAAGCACGGCAAATGGCCCTTCGGGGAGGAATGGCTCTACGAGGCCATGAGTGAAACTTACCTGCCCCTCCTCATGGAGTTCGAGCGCCTCCGCTCCTCCGGGGTGAGGTTCCAGCTCGTGATAAACATAACCCCCGTCCTGGCCGAGCAGCTGGCCGACGATTACATCAAGGCCGAGTTCGAGAGGTACCTAACACGGAAGATTGAGACCACAGAGGAAGACCTGAAATCGGGCAAGTACGACGAGAGGGCAGTTAGGGCCTCCCTGAACCACTTCAGGAAGGTCTACGACTACTGGAGGGCCATAAACGGCGACATCGTAGGAAAGTTCCGCGAGTTCCAGGACGCGGGATACATCGAGGTGATAGCCTCCGCGGCAACGCACGGCTACCTGCCGCTCCTCGGAAGGGATGAGGCGATAAGGGCCCAGCTCGCCAATGGAATAGCTACCTACGAGAAACACTTCGGCAGGAGGCCGAGGGGAATATGGCTGCCCGAATGCGCCTACCGGCCGGCGGGGGAGTGGGAACTGCCGGACGGGAGGAAGGTTGAGAGGCAGGGCATAGAGAAATTCCTGGAGGAGTTCGGCATCGAGTACTTCTTCGTGGAGAGCAACCTGATCGACGAGGGTCCGGTGACGAAGGGCTACGGCGAGATTCCGCTCTACAAGGGAGAGAAGAGCACGCTGAGGCCCTACTGGATCAAGGGTTCTCGGGTGGCAGTCTTTGCCCGCAACAGGGAAACGGGCCACCAGGTCTGGAGCGCGCACTACGGCTATCCCGGCGACTTCTGGTACAGGGAGTTCCACAGGAAGGCCGAAAAAAGTGGCGGCCAGTACTGGCGCGTAACGGGGAAAAACGTTGACCTCGGCGAGAAGGAGTTCTACGACCCGGAGAAGGCCATGGAGCGGGTCGAGGAGCACGCGAGGCACTTCGTCTCGTTGGCGGAGAGGCTGCTGGGTGAGTTCGAGGAGAGATTCGGGGAGAAGGGCATAATCGTCTCGCCCTACGACACGGAACTCTTCGGCCACTGGTGGTTCGAGGGCGTCAAGTGGCTCGGAAGGGTTCTTGAGCTGATGGCGGAAAGGGGAATCGTCACCACAATGCTCTCCTCCTATCTTGAGGGCTACACCGGCGAGAGGTATGAGATTGAGCTCCCGGAGGGATCGTGGGGTGCCAACGCGGACCACTCGACCTGGTGGAACGAGGAGACCGAATGGACGTGGGGGCACGTCTACAGAGCCGAGGAGAGAATGGTGGCGCTGGCGAGTGCGTACTACGGAAGGGACAGAACCGCCGATAGAATCCTCGAACAGCTTGCGAGGGAGTTGCTGATACTCGAAGCCAGCGACTGGCAGTTCCTCATAACGACCGGCCAGGCGAGGGATTACGGGAAGAGGAGGATTCTGGTGCACAGCAGGGACTTCCACAGGCTGGCCAACGAGCTGGTGAGGTACATCAAAACCGGAGACTTCGACGTTAAGCTCCTCGAGGAGCTCGAGGAAAGGGACAACGCATTCAGACCGGTGATTGTCGGTAGCTACGTGAGCGAAAGTCCCCCTGATGTTCAGGAGTACGTCGAACCGTCCGAGGTTCCGCCCGAAAGGGGTGAAGGACCAGTTGAACGGCCGAGGGAGGAGCTTCCGGAGAGGGCGTACGCCACCGAGGTCGTTAAGGAGATTGCCGTTAAGTCCCCCAGAAAGGTGAAGAGGCCCAGCCCGGAGGAATCCAGAAAGCCCCGGACGTGGAAGAAGGGAAAACCCGGCAGAGTCGAGAGCGACCTCCTGAGGATAAAGGGCATCGGGCCAAAAACACTGGCAAAGCTCCAGCGAGCCGGGGTTCATAGCATCGAAGACCTCAAGATGGTGGACATTGATGAACTGGCCAGAAAAACGCGCATTTCGCCCAAAAGGCTGAGAAAGTTCCTGGCACAGGTTTCTTGA
- the rqcH gene encoding ribosome rescue protein RqcH, translating into MKEEMSSVDIRYIVRELQSLVGSRVDKIYHDGDEIRIKLRTKEGRQDLILQAGKRFHVTTYVKEAPKQPSSFTMLLRKHLSGGFIDAIEQHGFDRIVKIRVGDYTLVGELFRRGNVILVDGENRIVAALRYEEYKDRRIMPKAEYRYPPARENPLEVTRERFIELMREDEELELVRALARKLNMGGMYAEEISIRAGFDKTTPVKELSDDDLLRVYEAMMNTFNDEPRPNIVLKDGNMHDVVPIELRIYEGFEKRYFKTFSEALDEYFGKITLEKARVEQTKRLEAKKRQLLMTLRKQEEMLKGFEEGAKANQEIGDLIYANYALIERLLEEFRKATETLGWNEFKKRIEEGKRAGNRVALMVKGTDPKEKAVTIELEGKKVRLYLNRSIGENAELYYEKAKKFRHKHEGALKAYEDTKRKLDEIERLIEEELKKELSVKRIERRKKKWFEKFRWFVSSEGFLVLAGKDAGTNEILIKRHMDDNDLYCHADVYGAPHVVIKDGQKAGEKTIFEACQFAVSMSKAWSRGVYSEDAYWAHPNQVTKQTPSGEYLGKGAFMVYGKRNWLHGLPLKLAVGVINYEGEDFVVCAPIEAIKAHTDRYIVIHPGQLRKSELVKRIKRILEKWGYKVREEDIMSALPPGNGEIVEVVG; encoded by the coding sequence ATGAAGGAAGAGATGAGCAGCGTGGATATCCGCTACATCGTGAGGGAACTGCAGTCCCTAGTTGGCTCTCGCGTTGATAAGATTTACCACGATGGCGATGAGATTAGGATAAAGCTCAGGACGAAGGAGGGGAGGCAGGATTTAATCCTCCAGGCAGGGAAGCGCTTCCATGTGACGACGTACGTGAAGGAGGCTCCGAAGCAGCCGTCGAGCTTCACCATGCTCCTCAGGAAGCACCTCAGCGGCGGGTTCATAGACGCGATAGAGCAGCACGGCTTCGACAGGATAGTGAAGATCCGCGTTGGGGACTACACCCTTGTCGGCGAGCTCTTCCGGAGGGGAAACGTGATACTCGTGGACGGGGAGAACAGAATCGTTGCGGCGTTACGCTACGAGGAGTACAAGGACAGAAGGATAATGCCGAAGGCGGAATACCGGTATCCCCCCGCCAGGGAGAACCCGCTCGAGGTAACGCGGGAGAGGTTCATCGAGCTGATGAGGGAGGATGAAGAGCTCGAGCTCGTGCGCGCTTTAGCCAGAAAGCTCAACATGGGCGGAATGTACGCGGAGGAGATTTCCATCAGGGCCGGCTTCGACAAGACGACCCCTGTCAAGGAGCTGAGCGACGACGACCTGCTGAGGGTCTACGAGGCAATGATGAACACGTTCAACGATGAGCCGAGGCCCAACATAGTCCTCAAGGACGGGAACATGCACGACGTCGTTCCGATAGAGCTGAGAATCTACGAGGGGTTCGAGAAGCGCTATTTTAAAACCTTCAGCGAGGCCCTCGACGAGTACTTTGGAAAGATAACCCTGGAGAAGGCGAGGGTCGAGCAGACGAAGAGGCTCGAAGCCAAGAAGAGGCAGCTCCTCATGACGCTCAGGAAGCAGGAAGAGATGCTCAAGGGCTTCGAGGAGGGGGCAAAGGCCAACCAGGAAATAGGGGACCTGATCTACGCGAACTACGCCCTCATAGAGAGGCTTTTGGAGGAGTTCAGGAAAGCCACGGAGACCCTCGGCTGGAACGAGTTCAAGAAGAGGATAGAGGAGGGCAAGAGGGCCGGCAACAGGGTCGCGCTCATGGTGAAGGGAACCGACCCGAAGGAAAAAGCCGTGACGATAGAGCTTGAGGGGAAGAAGGTCAGGCTGTACCTCAACAGGAGCATAGGCGAGAACGCCGAGCTCTACTACGAGAAGGCCAAGAAGTTCAGGCACAAGCACGAGGGAGCGCTTAAGGCCTATGAGGACACGAAGAGAAAGCTGGACGAGATAGAGAGGCTCATCGAGGAGGAGCTTAAGAAGGAGCTCAGCGTTAAGAGGATAGAGAGGAGAAAGAAGAAGTGGTTCGAGAAGTTCCGCTGGTTCGTCTCAAGCGAGGGCTTCCTTGTTCTAGCTGGTAAAGACGCCGGCACCAACGAGATTCTCATAAAGCGGCACATGGACGATAACGACCTCTACTGTCACGCCGACGTTTACGGCGCTCCCCACGTCGTCATCAAGGACGGCCAGAAGGCCGGAGAAAAGACGATCTTCGAGGCCTGTCAGTTCGCGGTTTCGATGAGCAAGGCATGGAGCAGGGGCGTTTACAGCGAGGACGCATACTGGGCGCATCCGAACCAGGTCACCAAGCAGACACCGAGCGGTGAATATCTTGGCAAGGGTGCCTTCATGGTCTACGGCAAGAGGAACTGGCTCCACGGGCTTCCGCTCAAGCTCGCCGTCGGCGTAATCAACTACGAGGGCGAGGACTTCGTCGTCTGTGCGCCCATCGAGGCCATAAAAGCCCACACTGACAGGTACATCGTAATCCATCCCGGTCAGCTCAGGAAGAGCGAGCTGGTGAAGAGGATAAAGCGCATCCTCGAAAAGTGGGGCTACAAGGTAAGGGAAGAGGACATCATGTCAGCCCTGCCGCCCGGGAATGGCGAGATAGTCGAGGTCGTTGGCTAG
- the nikR gene encoding nickel-responsive transcriptional regulator NikR: MKITRFGVSVPDELLERFDRIIEEKGYVNRSEAIRDMMRDFIVRHEWEEGDRDVAGTITIVYNHDEADVVKELLDLQHDYVDEIISSLHVHMDEHNCLEVVVVKGKATRIKEIAERLISLKGVKHGKLVMTTTGRELV, encoded by the coding sequence ATGAAGATCACTCGCTTCGGTGTATCGGTTCCGGATGAGCTGCTCGAAAGGTTCGACCGTATAATCGAGGAGAAGGGCTACGTCAACAGGAGCGAGGCAATAAGGGACATGATGCGGGACTTCATAGTCAGACACGAGTGGGAGGAGGGAGACCGGGACGTTGCCGGTACAATCACGATAGTTTACAACCACGACGAGGCTGACGTCGTGAAGGAGCTCCTCGATCTCCAGCACGACTACGTTGACGAGATAATTTCAAGCCTCCATGTCCACATGGACGAACACAACTGCCTCGAGGTCGTCGTGGTCAAGGGCAAGGCCACAAGGATAAAGGAGATAGCCGAGAGGCTGATAAGCCTGAAGGGGGTAAAGCACGGGAAGCTCGTGATGACGACCACCGGGAGGGAACTGGTTTGA
- a CDS encoding TIGR00341 family protein — translation MKRCAMLRLEIYCDEGEGEKVREVLTEWSLQFYAEEVQSNEHRALKFTVLVPDFVINDVVDELMKAVDLRKGHSSITWAPVSGKSVKYANSVKSLKKFKRRWTLAAIEGLIENANNQAQVDPIQLTLGAVASIIALFGLINDSIVMIISAMLLSPILGPLYGFSLNIVMGKGRDALDAVSSILKLLGVIFLSALLVSLALRFAGSMPLEPTHEILVRGDSGLVYILLAIILGYAGIVAIVSRIPEILAGVSIAAALVPPTTVIGISLAMGWWGIFRGSLVLTVENVLGLLSGSLLGLYVLNVSPRSYYERRAAKLYTKRTMLVLAVMLATLVLVELLS, via the coding sequence TTGAAACGATGTGCCATGCTCCGGCTGGAAATCTACTGCGACGAGGGCGAGGGTGAGAAAGTTAGGGAGGTTCTGACCGAATGGAGCCTCCAGTTCTACGCCGAGGAAGTGCAGAGCAACGAGCACCGGGCGCTCAAATTCACCGTCCTCGTGCCGGATTTCGTGATTAACGACGTCGTCGACGAGCTGATGAAGGCCGTTGACCTGCGGAAGGGGCACTCCTCGATAACCTGGGCCCCCGTTAGCGGGAAGTCCGTGAAGTACGCAAACTCGGTAAAGTCCCTTAAGAAGTTCAAGCGCCGCTGGACCCTGGCGGCCATAGAGGGGCTCATCGAGAACGCCAACAACCAGGCCCAAGTCGACCCGATTCAGCTCACCCTCGGCGCCGTTGCCTCGATCATAGCCCTCTTCGGCCTCATCAACGACAGTATAGTGATGATAATCTCGGCCATGCTCCTCTCGCCGATCCTCGGCCCGCTCTACGGCTTCTCCCTCAACATCGTCATGGGCAAGGGAAGGGATGCCCTCGATGCCGTTTCCTCAATCCTAAAGCTCCTCGGCGTCATATTCCTGTCGGCTCTCCTTGTGTCCCTGGCCCTCAGGTTTGCGGGCTCAATGCCCCTCGAACCAACCCACGAGATACTCGTCCGCGGCGACTCCGGGCTGGTTTACATACTCCTGGCTATAATCCTCGGCTACGCCGGAATAGTTGCCATAGTTAGCAGAATCCCGGAGATTCTGGCCGGCGTCTCGATCGCCGCTGCCCTCGTCCCGCCGACAACGGTCATAGGGATATCCCTCGCTATGGGCTGGTGGGGAATTTTTAGGGGCTCGCTCGTCCTCACCGTTGAGAACGTCCTCGGCCTTCTCAGCGGTTCTCTACTTGGACTCTACGTCCTGAACGTCTCCCCCAGGAGTTACTACGAGAGAAGGGCCGCAAAGCTCTACACGAAGAGAACGATGCTGGTGCTGGCAGTTATGCTCGCCACCCTCGTCCTTGTGGAGCTCCTCAGCTAG
- a CDS encoding Ribonuclease P protein component 3: MSEEVSFSRDYFVEMDVRSEEAYDLAKEWFDEVVFTKKLVLESSPNWGELKEEIRELRERYGRVALLIVTKKPSFIREVKNRNLKVLLYVQGGDMRVNRFALEAGVDALISPWLGRKDPGFDHVLAKIAAKKGVAIGFSLSPLLAANPYERVQLLRFMTKTWQLVDKYSVPRFITSSAESRWEVRSPRDLMSLGINVGMEIPKARASLNFYPRRILGRLTGSTSSYRT, from the coding sequence ATGAGCGAGGAGGTCTCCTTCTCAAGGGACTACTTCGTTGAGATGGATGTAAGGAGCGAGGAAGCCTACGATTTGGCCAAAGAGTGGTTTGATGAAGTCGTCTTCACAAAAAAGCTCGTCCTCGAAAGTTCTCCCAACTGGGGCGAGCTCAAGGAAGAGATTAGGGAGCTTCGCGAGAGGTACGGAAGGGTTGCACTGCTCATAGTCACCAAAAAGCCGAGCTTCATCCGGGAGGTGAAGAACCGCAATTTAAAGGTCCTGCTCTACGTCCAGGGCGGCGACATGAGGGTCAACCGTTTCGCCCTCGAGGCCGGCGTTGATGCACTCATAAGCCCGTGGCTGGGGAGAAAGGACCCGGGCTTCGACCACGTTCTGGCGAAGATAGCGGCCAAGAAGGGGGTCGCGATAGGGTTTTCCCTTTCCCCTCTCCTCGCTGCCAATCCCTACGAGAGGGTCCAGCTCCTCCGCTTCATGACCAAGACCTGGCAGCTCGTTGACAAGTACTCGGTTCCGAGGTTCATTACGAGCTCGGCCGAGAGCAGGTGGGAGGTTCGCTCCCCGAGGGATTTGATGAGCCTCGGGATAAACGTCGGCATGGAAATTCCAAAGGCCAGAGCCAGCCTGAACTTCTATCCAAGGAGAATCTTAGGGAGACTCACGGGCTCCACATCCAGTTACCGTACCTGA
- a CDS encoding RNA-binding protein, with the protein MAKIRAHHVRITTFIHATEDEDKVLEAISTFIPEEIDEEDIIFDIDETTGFFGNPIKVVNVEIKRSKAVRKFIDYFKELLSKEDRRYIIENLDEKVDEEGTLYVRFNKQKAYLGEPEIDEGGDTIQVKIKVKAFPMRKEAVVKAVREWLEE; encoded by the coding sequence ATGGCAAAGATAAGGGCGCATCACGTCAGGATTACCACGTTCATCCACGCCACCGAGGACGAGGACAAGGTTCTCGAGGCGATATCTACCTTCATCCCCGAGGAGATAGACGAGGAAGACATTATATTCGACATAGACGAGACCACGGGCTTCTTCGGAAACCCCATCAAGGTCGTCAACGTGGAGATAAAGCGGAGCAAGGCCGTTAGAAAGTTCATTGACTACTTCAAGGAGTTGCTGAGCAAGGAGGACAGGCGCTACATCATCGAGAACCTCGATGAAAAGGTGGACGAGGAGGGAACGCTATACGTCCGCTTCAACAAGCAGAAAGCTTACCTCGGCGAGCCGGAGATAGACGAGGGCGGCGACACCATCCAGGTCAAGATAAAGGTCAAGGCCTTTCCAATGAGGAAGGAAGCGGTCGTTAAAGCCGTTAGGGAGTGGCTGGAGGAATGA
- a CDS encoding 50S ribosomal protein L15e yields MGMYKYIREAWKSPKKSYVGELLKARMIKWRREPVVVRIERPTRLDRARSLGYQAKQGYVMVRVRVRKGGRKRPRWKGGRKPSKMGQVKYSPKKSLQWIAEEKAARKFPNLEVLNSYWVGEDGMYRWFEVIMVDPHHPVIKADPKINWITGKAHKGRVFRGLTSAGRKSRGLRNKGKGAEKVRPSIRANKGKGK; encoded by the coding sequence ATGGGAATGTACAAGTACATTAGGGAAGCCTGGAAGAGCCCCAAGAAGAGCTACGTCGGGGAGCTTCTCAAGGCTAGGATGATAAAGTGGCGCCGTGAGCCTGTCGTCGTTAGGATCGAGAGGCCGACCAGGCTTGACAGGGCCAGGAGCCTCGGCTACCAGGCCAAGCAGGGCTACGTCATGGTCAGGGTTAGAGTCAGGAAGGGCGGAAGGAAGAGGCCCAGGTGGAAGGGCGGAAGGAAGCCGAGCAAGATGGGTCAGGTCAAGTACAGCCCGAAGAAGAGCCTCCAGTGGATAGCCGAGGAGAAGGCCGCGAGAAAGTTCCCGAACCTCGAGGTCCTTAACAGCTACTGGGTCGGCGAGGACGGAATGTACAGGTGGTTTGAGGTCATAATGGTCGACCCGCACCACCCGGTCATCAAGGCTGACCCCAAGATTAACTGGATCACCGGCAAGGCCCACAAGGGTCGCGTCTTCCGCGGACTCACCAGCGCCGGCAGGAAGAGCCGCGGCCTGAGGAACAAGGGCAAGGGCGCCGAGAAGGTCAGGCCCAGCATAAGGGCCAACAAGGGTAAGGGCAAGTGA
- a CDS encoding M24 family metallopeptidase, whose protein sequence is MRLQRLVSLMKERNFDGALISPGTNLYYLTGLRIHEAGERLTVLVVSADGEYRLLAPSLYENVVRNFPVTFWRDGENPYDKLAWILAEFHLSDGRLLIEDTMHADWLMNVIRLGPFEFYPLSSLVRELRMRKDKHEIEMMGHAAKAADRVFDEILSWDLVGMRERELALKIELAIRELSDGISFEPIVASGENAANPHHEPGNRRLRKGDMVILDYGAKWKGYCSDITRTIALGRPNEKLVEIYEVVKEAQERAYKAVRAGVLARGVDEAARETIAKAGYGEYFTHRTGHGLGLDVHEEPYIGPDGNVVLENGMTFTIEPGIYVPGLGGVRIEDDVVVHDGRGKRLTRAERELIRL, encoded by the coding sequence ATGCGCCTTCAAAGACTCGTATCCCTCATGAAGGAAAGGAACTTCGACGGTGCTCTAATAAGCCCCGGGACGAACCTCTACTACCTCACGGGGCTGAGGATACACGAGGCGGGCGAGAGGCTCACAGTTCTGGTTGTAAGCGCCGACGGTGAGTACCGGCTCCTGGCCCCGAGCCTCTACGAGAACGTGGTCAGGAACTTTCCGGTGACGTTCTGGCGCGACGGGGAGAACCCCTACGACAAGCTCGCCTGGATTCTGGCGGAGTTCCACCTATCTGACGGAAGGCTTCTCATAGAGGACACGATGCACGCCGACTGGCTGATGAACGTCATAAGGCTCGGCCCCTTCGAGTTCTATCCCCTGAGCTCGCTCGTCAGGGAGCTCCGCATGAGAAAGGACAAGCACGAGATAGAGATGATGGGGCACGCCGCCAAGGCAGCGGACAGGGTCTTCGACGAGATTCTGAGCTGGGACCTCGTGGGAATGCGCGAGAGGGAGCTGGCCTTGAAGATAGAGCTGGCTATAAGGGAGCTCAGCGATGGAATCTCCTTCGAGCCGATAGTGGCCAGCGGTGAGAACGCGGCCAATCCACACCACGAGCCGGGAAACAGGCGGCTCAGGAAGGGGGACATGGTGATACTCGACTACGGGGCCAAGTGGAAGGGCTACTGTTCGGACATCACAAGGACAATAGCCCTCGGACGGCCGAACGAAAAGCTCGTAGAGATCTACGAGGTAGTTAAGGAGGCCCAGGAGAGGGCGTACAAGGCCGTCCGTGCGGGTGTTCTCGCAAGGGGCGTGGACGAGGCGGCAAGGGAGACGATAGCAAAAGCCGGCTACGGCGAGTACTTCACCCACAGGACAGGACATGGATTGGGCCTGGACGTCCACGAGGAGCCCTACATAGGGCCGGACGGAAACGTGGTCCTAGAGAACGGTATGACCTTTACGATAGAGCCCGGAATCTACGTTCCCGGCCTCGGAGGGGTTCGTATAGAGGACGACGTCGTCGTTCACGATGGAAGAGGAAAGAGGCTGACGAGGGCGGAGAGGGAGCTTATCAGGCTTTGA
- a CDS encoding amidohydrolase: MCLKRAFINGNIYVSFRPVRRVEAFLVMDGRITMLGSTEEILKTAEVLNAEIIDLDGGTVLPAFIDSHMHLDELGEYLNMLDLRGVRSIEELKEKLRRFAEKKDGWLRGHGWDQELFEERRWPTRHDLDEVVNDRPVMLSRVCLHAAVLNTRALEETGLIEWDSEDVLRDENGEPTGIVKEDAFSYAVRKFDEMVTEDEYGEYMLQAAEYALSKGVTTVGFVSVGERALKALSRLDAEGKLRLRVKVYLNPGEDLGVLESLKRLGIRRGFGGRRLKIGGIKVLADGSLGARTAWLSSPYSDAETSGHPNVTKEWLELVARETHEAGFQMAVHAIGDATMDMVLDVYESLGNVEGAGHRIEHASLMRPDQIERAKRLGIRLALQPHFVMTDWWVIERVGEERAKWVYPFRSIAEAGIPFGLSTDSPVEPLDPWETVYAAVTRGKYEGVPLAELTPNESLSLEETLHAYTAGSAEVLMEEKLGSLEEGKLADFIVVSDDPFEVDEKELREIKVLETYLGGERVFKA; the protein is encoded by the coding sequence ATGTGCTTGAAACGTGCTTTTATAAACGGGAACATCTACGTCTCATTCCGTCCCGTCAGGCGCGTCGAGGCGTTTTTAGTCATGGATGGGCGGATAACAATGCTCGGAAGCACGGAGGAAATCCTCAAGACTGCCGAAGTTCTGAACGCCGAGATAATCGACCTCGACGGGGGGACGGTTCTACCGGCCTTTATAGACTCCCACATGCACCTCGACGAGCTCGGGGAGTACCTCAACATGCTCGACCTCCGGGGAGTGCGGAGCATCGAAGAGCTGAAGGAAAAGCTTAGAAGGTTCGCGGAGAAAAAAGACGGCTGGCTCCGCGGCCACGGCTGGGACCAGGAGCTCTTCGAGGAGAGGCGCTGGCCCACGAGGCACGATCTGGATGAGGTCGTGAACGACAGGCCGGTCATGCTCTCCCGCGTCTGCCTCCATGCTGCCGTTCTGAATACGAGGGCCCTCGAGGAGACTGGCCTGATTGAGTGGGATTCAGAGGACGTCCTCAGGGACGAAAACGGAGAGCCCACCGGCATCGTGAAGGAAGATGCCTTCAGTTATGCCGTCAGGAAGTTTGACGAGATGGTAACCGAGGATGAATACGGGGAGTACATGCTCCAGGCGGCTGAATACGCCCTCTCGAAGGGTGTAACAACCGTCGGCTTCGTCAGTGTTGGTGAGAGGGCCCTGAAGGCACTAAGCAGGCTCGATGCCGAGGGGAAACTCAGGCTGAGGGTGAAGGTCTACCTGAACCCGGGTGAGGACCTCGGGGTTCTCGAATCGCTTAAAAGGCTCGGGATAAGGCGCGGCTTCGGCGGCAGGAGACTAAAAATAGGTGGGATAAAGGTTCTCGCCGATGGCTCCCTCGGGGCGAGGACCGCGTGGCTATCAAGCCCCTACAGCGATGCCGAGACGAGTGGACATCCAAACGTAACGAAGGAGTGGCTTGAGCTGGTGGCGAGGGAAACCCACGAGGCCGGGTTTCAAATGGCGGTTCACGCGATAGGCGACGCGACTATGGACATGGTCCTCGACGTCTACGAATCCCTTGGGAACGTTGAAGGGGCCGGCCACAGGATAGAACACGCCTCCCTCATGAGACCCGACCAGATAGAGCGCGCCAAGAGGCTCGGTATCAGACTCGCGCTCCAGCCGCACTTCGTCATGACCGACTGGTGGGTGATTGAGAGGGTTGGCGAGGAGCGGGCAAAGTGGGTCTATCCTTTCCGGAGCATTGCCGAGGCAGGGATACCCTTCGGGCTCAGCACGGACTCGCCGGTGGAGCCCCTCGATCCCTGGGAAACAGTCTACGCCGCGGTAACGCGCGGGAAGTATGAGGGCGTTCCCCTCGCGGAGCTCACCCCGAATGAGTCTTTGAGCCTTGAAGAGACGCTTCATGCATACACCGCAGGCTCCGCGGAAGTCCTCATGGAAGAAAAGCTGGGGAGTCTCGAAGAAGGCAAGCTCGCGGACTTCATAGTCGTCAGCGATGACCCCTTCGAGGTCGATGAAAAGGAGCTGAGGGAAATAAAGGTCCTTGAAACGTACCTAGGAGGGGAGAGGGTCTTCAAAGCCTGA
- a CDS encoding DUF257 family protein encodes MAVGKLGEVFQFLDSIGFGETVLVEYTSPNYTLDFMVLLLKRYADDRGHPFVVDDHLDTLHVINEHLRFFGVRNIFDDAIVLKTGGVVNVGKVIDRVKVESEASIYLRRYAEASAKAFSGLEESINVVIGLEKLFAFVEDYRNFYEIISSIDRFLGNRKRKAFYLLDRNICERIPINPLPELEKIASTFLDVRLDGNRLIGRICKSPDIRMMGWEIEVSVEDIL; translated from the coding sequence ATGGCTGTGGGAAAGCTCGGTGAGGTGTTCCAGTTCCTGGATTCCATCGGATTTGGGGAAACCGTGCTCGTTGAGTACACTTCACCCAACTACACCCTGGACTTCATGGTGCTCCTTCTGAAACGCTACGCCGATGACAGGGGCCATCCGTTCGTCGTCGACGATCACCTAGATACCCTCCACGTTATCAACGAGCACCTCAGGTTCTTCGGGGTGAGGAATATTTTCGACGATGCCATCGTTCTGAAGACCGGGGGAGTCGTCAACGTCGGAAAGGTTATTGACAGGGTGAAGGTGGAGAGTGAGGCCTCGATCTACCTGCGCAGATATGCGGAAGCAAGTGCCAAGGCTTTCTCTGGTCTGGAAGAGTCCATAAACGTGGTTATCGGGCTGGAAAAGCTCTTCGCTTTCGTTGAGGACTACCGCAACTTCTACGAGATAATCTCCAGCATAGACCGGTTCCTCGGAAACCGGAAGAGAAAAGCGTTCTACCTGCTCGACAGGAACATCTGCGAAAGGATCCCCATCAATCCCCTGCCCGAGCTGGAGAAGATCGCGAGCACCTTCCTGGACGTCAGGCTCGATGGCAACAGGCTGATAGGCAGGATATGCAAGTCCCCGGACATAAGGATGATGGGATGGGAGATAGAGGTTTCGGTCGAGGACATCCTCTGA